TTCAAAAAGATGATAGTTTTTTTATCGTATACGAAGAAGAAAAACTCGGAGATGAAGTTATAGATATTAGAGAAATTAAAGCCGCAAAATTTATTCATAACGGAAAAGAATTTAACGCTTTTCTCTATAATAATGATGGTAAAGATGAATACTTTGATGAGAAAGGAAAAAGTTTAGTAAGAGCATTTCTAAAAGCTCCGCTAAAATTTAATAGAATTAGTTCAAACTTTTCTCGTAACCGACTTCATCCAATATTAAGAGTTTATAAACCTCATTTGGGAATTGATTATGCAGCAGCGGTCGGAACTCCGGTTCAAGCAATTGGTGATGGTGTAATTTTAGAAGCTCGTTATAATGGTGCAGCCGGAAATTACGTTAAAATTAATCACAATAATTCTTATGCTTCCGGTTATATGCATTTATCAAAATATGGGAAAGGAATAAAAAAAGGTGCACGAGTAAAACAAGGTCAAGTTATAGGTTATGTTGGTAGTACCGGAAGATCAACTGGTCCGCATTTGGATTTTAGATTTTGGAAAAATGGCGTTCTTGTAAATTATCTTACACAAAAATTTATTTCTTCAACATCAATCTTGGAAGAAAATTTTGCATATTTTGAAATACTTAAAGATAGTTTAAATGCTAAAATTGAAAGAATAAAAGAAATAAATACAAATTCTATTCTGGCACATGAACCAAAAAAAAATCTTTAGCAGTTTTGCCAATTTTTATTGCTTGATCTAGAGTTAAATGCAAATCATTTTCTTCATTATTTTCAGCGCCGGCTTCAATAATTGCAAGATCAGAATCTTTTGCCATTTTTATTAAACTTTCGCAATACGCAGTATCTCCGCCATAACAAATTGATTTTTCATTATTATTGAATTTAAACCCAAGTGACGGAACTTCAACTGAAACTCCTTTAATTTCTGTAGGTTCACGGTGATTAACTTTAAATGGTTTTATAACAATATCTTTTTTCTTAAAACTTTTACTGTTATCAATAGGTTTTAAAGAAATTTTATACTTTAATTCATGCGAATAAACTTCATGAAAAGCTTTATAAATACTTTCAATTTCCAAACAACCTTTTGGATAATAAATATTTAGTGGTGTATTTTTTTTCATAACAGAAAGATAAGTTAGAAGCGACCAAACTCCGCCAACATGATCATGATGTCCGTGCGAGATAAAAATATCTGAAATTTCCAAAATTTGTTTTGATGAATAATCTTTATTTAAATCTCTTAAAATTCCGTCTCCGGGATCAACAATAAAAGTTGCATTTTCTGTTGTTATTATAATACCCGTAGCAATATTTGGAATTGAACAATAAATTTTGATAAAAAAATTATTCTTTTTCCAAGTTAGTGGATATTTAGGTTTATATGATTTTGCCATTTGCATCTTTCTATAATTACTTCAAATATTTACAGCTTTTTTCATTTTTACATTTGCCAAAAATATTGAAACTGTAGCCAACACTTTCAAATCCTAAATCATCACATACATTTTTAATTATTTCTTGAATATTCGGTGAAGTGAATTCCGTAATATTTCCGCAATTAATGCAAATTAAATGATCGTGATTTTTCCTATTGTAACTTGATTCATAACGCGTTATTCCATCTCCAAAATTTCTTTTTGCAAGTAAATTACATTTTGCCAAAAGTTCCAAAGTATTATAAACTGTTGCGCGGGAAACATTTGATTTTTTATTTTTCATTTGAATGAATAAATCATCAGCACCAAAATGTCCTTTGTAACCCAATGAATAATCTAAAACTTCAAATCGTTCCGGAGTTATTCTATGTTTTTCTTGCTTAAGAAACTTTTTGAATTTTTCGTGTGCGGTTTCGTTTTTCAATTTTTTACCAAAATCTTTTTTTATAAAAATAATTAAATTATTTCAATGTTGTAATATTTTGAAAAATAAAAATTGACTTTAATAATTACAGTAAATTGACTAACTTTTCATAATATTAAAACCAATAAAGAAAGGGAAAAAATGTCAAAATCATTTGAAATAATTAATAGAGTTGGAATTTCAAACGAAAGCATTTCAGACGCAGTTAAAAATGCTGTAACAGAAGCTAAAAATGATGGCGGTGTTTCTTGGTTTGAAGTTGTTGAACAACGCGGAAGAGTTACAAGTGAAGACAAAATTGAATTTCAAGTTACTGTAAAAATTGGAAGAAAAATTAGTAGTTAATTTTCATTCATATTTTAAATTGATTTAATAAAAATTGAATTAAGAAAGGAAATTGTAAATGGTTGAAATTGGTAAAAAAGCTCCGTCAATTTCGCTAGAGGATTCTTTTGG
The nucleotide sequence above comes from Ignavibacteriota bacterium. Encoded proteins:
- a CDS encoding peptidoglycan DD-metalloendopeptidase family protein, translated to MKFFKKVKIFNTALYFLNIILSFSCTDIEENNPPQNFIETNIEFDKFGFPIDSFYVVKGEVKRNQILADILHPNNVSLERINEIYARAKSYFDFKKIRPGNKYRFYLNQDSVTSLNSFVYEINPIEFLIINLQDSISMNYVKRETEIVEKTISGVVNYSLYQTFSDLNLSPMLAIKLAEIFAWQIDFYTIQKDDSFFIVYEEEKLGDEVIDIREIKAAKFIHNGKEFNAFLYNNDGKDEYFDEKGKSLVRAFLKAPLKFNRISSNFSRNRLHPILRVYKPHLGIDYAAAVGTPVQAIGDGVILEARYNGAAGNYVKINHNNSYASGYMHLSKYGKGIKKGARVKQGQVIGYVGSTGRSTGPHLDFRFWKNGVLVNYLTQKFISSTSILEENFAYFEILKDSLNAKIERIKEINTNSILAHEPKKNL
- a CDS encoding ribonuclease Z, with translation MAKSYKPKYPLTWKKNNFFIKIYCSIPNIATGIIITTENATFIVDPGDGILRDLNKDYSSKQILEISDIFISHGHHDHVGGVWSLLTYLSVMKKNTPLNIYYPKGCLEIESIYKAFHEVYSHELKYKISLKPIDNSKSFKKKDIVIKPFKVNHREPTEIKGVSVEVPSLGFKFNNNEKSICYGGDTAYCESLIKMAKDSDLAIIEAGAENNEENDLHLTLDQAIKIGKTAKDFFLVHVPE
- a CDS encoding transcriptional repressor, with amino-acid sequence MKNETAHEKFKKFLKQEKHRITPERFEVLDYSLGYKGHFGADDLFIQMKNKKSNVSRATVYNTLELLAKCNLLAKRNFGDGITRYESSYNRKNHDHLICINCGNITEFTSPNIQEIIKNVCDDLGFESVGYSFNIFGKCKNEKSCKYLK
- a CDS encoding dodecin domain-containing protein, producing the protein MSKSFEIINRVGISNESISDAVKNAVTEAKNDGGVSWFEVVEQRGRVTSEDKIEFQVTVKIGRKISS